In a genomic window of Ipomoea triloba cultivar NCNSP0323 chromosome 3, ASM357664v1:
- the LOC116013579 gene encoding alpha/beta hydrolase domain-containing protein 17C-like has translation MGAMTSSVAARFAFFPPNPPSYEVVVEGSAAKLKMTEVEERENVDVLKLATKRGTEIVAVYVRNPAAKLTLLYSHGNAADLGQMYELFCELSRHLRVNLMGYDYSGYGQSSGKPSEENTYADIEAAYRCLEETYGVKEEDIILYGQSVGSGPTIDLASRSPRLRAVVLHSPIMSGLRVMYHVKRTYWFDIYKNIDKIPLVECPVLIIHGTADDVVDCSHGKQLWELCKQKYEPLWVKGGNHCDLELYPEYIKHLKKFVSAMEKSSHLKDVLVPCIEIIDNPRNSTDCRPGQSSSQATNSRPSTEKREKPKRSIDCREKSRASVDRRDKTRKSVDHAEKTNNNTEPSEKARNSIDRFGGMMRSAVLCHIDCFKPVGAKVSG, from the exons ATGGGGGCGATGACGTCGTCGGTGGCGGCACGGTTCGCGTTTTTTCCGCCGAATCCGCCGTCTTATGAGGTGGTGGTGGAAGGATCCGCCGCGAAATTGAAGATGACGGAGGTGGAGGAGAGGGAGAACGTGGATGTGCTGAAGCTGGCTACCAAGAGAGGGACGGAAATTGTGGCGGTTTACGTCAGGAATCCGGCGGCGAAGCTAACTCTGCTATACTCCCACGGCAACGCGGCTGATCTGGGTCAGATGTACGAGCTGTTCTGTGAATTAAGTCGTCATCTCCGCGTCAATCTGATGGG GTATGATTATTCAGGGTATGGACAGTCCTCCGGCAAG cCAAGTGAGGAGAACACTTATGCTGACATAGAAGCTGCATATAGATGTCTTGAAGAGACATATGGTGTGAAAGAagaagatataatattatatgggCAGTCTGTTGGCAGTGGACCAACTATAGATTTGGCATCTCGCTCACCAAGGTTAAGGGCGGTTGTTTTGCACAGTCCAATAATGTCTGGGCTGAGAGTAATGTATCATGTGAAGCGGACATATTGGTTTGACATATATAAG AATATTGACAAGATACCTTTAGTTGAATGCCCTGTTCTAATTATACAT GGAACTGCTGATGATGTTGTGGACTGCTCCCATGGAAAGCAGCTTTGGGAACTTTGTAAACAGAAATATGAACCACTATGGGTTAAGGGTGGTAATCACTGTGATTTGGAGCTCTACCCTGAATACATTAAACATCTAAAGAAATTTGTCTCAGCTATGGAGAAATCATCACATTTAAAAGATGTATTAGTACCATGTATTGAAATTATAGACAATCCTCGAAACAGCACTGATTGTAGACCCGGGCAAAGCAGTAGTCAGGCAACGAATTCTAGGCCAAGTACAGAGAAGAGGGAGAAGCCTAAAAGAAGCATAGATTGCAGAGAAAAATCAAGAGCTAGTGTTGATAGGAGAGATAAAACACGCAAGAGTGTAGATCACGCGGAAAAGACAAATAACAACACAGAACCATCAGAGAAAGCAAGGAACAGCATAGACCG CTTCGGTGGAATGATGAGATCAGCTGTATTGTGCCATATTGACTGCTTCAAACCGGTGGGAGCAAAGGTCTCAGGATAG
- the LOC116013429 gene encoding DNA-directed RNA polymerase 2B, chloroplastic/mitochondrial-like, with protein sequence MSHTKAPISLSVKFDRFIDKPSAKALNLSSYSPAIMWRNIAKQISSKALQKQNLSLNPRSRYNRTSSFLSFPQGSNFPEKLVQFSPFDPVPCSNNGSTEFGFRKFGEFLPRDEFLSRPVLHSMMSSVCLGGFSWKSYASVAEAVEVSSSEAEENVSVTDEVEELLAEMRREEKKQFHCEWRKRQRVSRGMGRWKYQALKRRQTKIETEAWEKAAKEYKELLEDMCAQKLAPNLPYMKSLFLGWFEPLHNKIAEEQELYLAGKTKANYFKYFNQLPADMVAVVTMHKLMGLLMAGVEFGTGKVVHIACAIGDAIEQEVRIHKILEKTRQSKANKDAKMGGEEHEGVTEGKEKLQKKVANLIKKQNLRAVRRIVGGQDAFKPWGQDAKAKVGSHLIELVLQTAYIQPPADQLADGPPDVRPAFIHTFRTVTNQTKGGSRRYGVIQCDPLVLKGLEKTARHMVIPYMPMLVPPIKWKGYDKGAHLYLPSYVMRTHGARQQREAVKRAPRKQLEPVFEALDTLGSTRWRINKTVLSVVDRIWASGGRLADLVDRDDIPLPEEPDTEDETVLKKWKWKVKAVKKENRERHSQRCDIELKLAVAHNMKDEEGFFYPHNLDFRGRAYPMHPHLNHLGSDICRGILEFAEGRPLGKSGLRWLKIHLANLYAGGVEKLSLEGRLAFTENHMDDIFDSADRPLEGKRWWLKAEDPFQLLAVCINLSEALRSSSPEMTISHVPVHQDGSCNGLQHYAALGRDKLGAVSVNLVAGEKPADVYSGIAARVLDIMKRDAQRDPAEFPDALRARVLVNLVDRKLVKQTVMTSVYGVTYIGARDQIKRKLKERGAIDDESELFGAACYGAKVTLTALGEMFQAARSIMSWLGECAKVIASENHPVRWTTPLGLPVVQPYRKIGRHLVKTSLQVLTLQRETEKVMVKRQRTAFPPNFVHSLDGSHMMMTAVACKRAGLRFAGVHDSYWTHACDVDEMNMILREKFVELYEKPILENLLESFEQSFPMLSFPPLPERGDFDLKDVLESTYFFN encoded by the exons ATGTCCCACACCAAAGCCCCCATTTCTCTCAGCGTAAAATTCGATCGCTTCATTGATAAACCCTCGGCCAAAGCCTTAAACCTCTCTAGTTATTCTCCCGCTATTATGTGGAGAAACATAGCCAAACAAATCTCTTCCAAAGCGTTACAGAAGCAGAACCTTTCTCTCAACCCAAGGAGTCGTTACAATCGTACTTCCAGCTTTCTTAGCTTTCCCCAAGGTTCAAATTTCCCTGAGAAATTAGTACAGTTTAGCCCTTTTGATCCCGTGCCTTGCTCCAATAATGGCTCTACGGAATTTGGCTTTCGGAAATTTGGCGAATTTTTGCCTCGGGACGAGTTTTTGAGCAGACCAGTTTTGCACAGTATGATGAGCTCAGTGTGCCTCGGTGGATTTTCCTGGAAGAGTTATGCTAGTGTAGCTGAAGCTGTTGAGGTTTCGTCCAGTGAAGCTGAAGAAAATGTGTCTGTAACTGATGAGGTTGAGGAATTGTTGGCGGAGatgagaagagaagagaagaaacaGTTTCATTGTGAGTGGCGGAAGCGGCAGAGGGTTTCTAGAGGAATGGGGAGATGGAAGTATCAAGCCCTTAAGAGAAGGCAGACAAAGATTGAGACTGAGGCATGGGAGAAAGCTGCTAAGGAGTATAAGGAACTTTTGGAAGATATGTGTGCTCAGAAGTTGGCACCTAATTTGCCATACATGAAATCACTTTTTCTAGGGTGGTTTGAGCCTTTGCATAACAAAATTGCAGAAGAACAGGAGCTTTATCTGGCTGGGAAAACAAAAGCGAACTATTTTAAATACTTTAATCAGTTACCTGCAGATATGGTGGCAGTTGTCACAATGCATAAGTTGATGGGATTATTAATGGCTGGAGTTGAATTTGGCACCGGAAAGGTGGTGCATATTGCATGTGCTATAGGAGACGCAATTGAACAGGAG GTTAGGATACATAAAATTTTGGAGAAAACAAGGCAGAGTAAAGCTAATAAAGATGCAAAAATGGGAGGAGAAGAGCATGAAGGTGTTACGGAAGGCAAAGAGAAACTACAGAAAAAAGTAGCTAATTTGATAAAGAAACAAAATCTACGAGCAGTGAGACGAATAGTGGGAGGTCAGGATGCTTTCAAGCCATGGGGTCAAGATGCTAAGGCTAAG GTTGGAAGCCATCTGATTGAATTGGTTTTGCAAACAGCCTATATACAGCCTCCAGCCGATCAATTAGCTGATGGTCCACCAGATGTTCGACCTGCTTTCATTCATACATTTAGGACTGTCACTAATCAAACAAA GGGTGGTAGCAGAAGATATGGTGTTATCCAATGCGACCCTTTGGTCCTTAAAGGTCTTGAAAAAACT GCCAGGCACATGGTAATTCCTTATATGCCAATGCTAGTGCCTCCAATCAAGTGGAAAGG TTATGACAAGGGTGCACACCTTTATTTGCCTTCATATGTCATGCGGACACATGGAGCAAGACAGCAAAGAGAAGCTGTCAAGAGAGCCCCTAGGAAGCAGTTAGAACCTGTATTTGAG GCACTGGATACACTTGGAAGTACGAGATGGAGGATAAACAAGACAGTACTCTCTGTTGTTGATAGAATATGGGCTAGTGGTGGGCGTCTTGCTGATTTAGTTGACCGTGATGAT ATCCCTTTGCCAGAAGAACCAGATACAGAAGATGAGACAGTACTTAAAAAGTGGAAATGGAAAGTTAAAGCTGTCAAGAAAGAGAACAGAGAAAGGCATTCACAGCGATGTGATATAGAGCTCAAACTTGCT GTAGCACACAATATGAAAGATGAAGAAGGTTTCTTTTACCCCCACAATCTTGATTTCCGTGGACGCGCATACCCTATGCATCCACACCTTAACCATCTGGGTTCTGATATCTGTCGGGGAATCCTAGAGTTTGCTGAAGGACGTCCTCTTGGAAAGTCAGGCTTGCGTTGGTTGAAGATACATTTGGCTAATTTATATGCTGGTGGTGTGGAGAAATTATCTCTTGAAGGTCGACTAGCCTTTACTGAAAATCACATGGATGATATATTTGATTCAGCTGACAGACCACTTGAGGGAAAACGCTGGTGGTTGAAAGCAGAGGATCCATTCCAGCTTTTAGCTGTATGCATTAATCTCTCCGAAGCCTTGAGAAGCTCATCTCCAGAGATGACCATTTCACATGTTCCTGTGCACCAG GATGGCTCTTGCAATGGGCTGCAGCATTATGCTGCTCTTGGAAGAGATAAG TTAGGAGCAGTTTCTGTCAATCTGGTAGCAGGAGAAAAGCCTGCGGATGTTTACTCAGGCATAGCAGCCag AGTTCTTGATATCATGAAGAGAGATGCACAGAGAGATCCTGCTGAATTTCCAGATGCACTGCGCGCTAGGGTTCTTGTTAATCTG GTGGATAGAAAATTGGTGAAGCAAACAGTGATGACATCAGTTTATGGTGTCACATATATTGGTGCTCGAGATCAGATTAAGAGAAAATTGAAGGAGCGTGGGGCAATTGATGATGAGTCTGAGCTTTTTGGTGCAGCCTGTTATGGTGCAAAA GTCACATTGACTGCACTAGGGGAGATGTTTCAAGCTGCACGCAGTATCATGAGCTGGCTTGGAGAGTGTGCAAAG GTCATTGCTTCTGAAAACCATCCAGTTCGATGGACAACTCCTCTTGGACTTCCAGTTGTGCAGCCTTACCGCAAGATTGGAAGGCACCTT GTTAAGACTTCTCTTCAGGTGTTAACTTTGCAGCGAGAAACAGAAAAG GTTATGGTCAAGAGGCAGAGAACTGCTTTTCCTCCAAATTTTGTTCATTCTCTTGATGGTTCACATATGATGATGACCGCAGTTGCCTGCAAAAGAGCAGGCTTGAGATTTGCAG GAGTTCATGACTCGTACTGGACACATGCTTGTGATGTGGATGAGATGAACATGATACTACGAGAGAAATTTGTTGAGCTTTATGAAAAGCCTATCCTAGAAAAT TTACTGGAGAGCTTTGAACAGTCTTTCCCTATGCTATCTTTTCCACCATTGCCTGAACGAGGGGACTTCGATTTGAAAGATGTCCTTGAATCCACATATTTCTTCAATTGA
- the LOC116013504 gene encoding uncharacterized protein LOC116013504, translating into MASTRFRVAGLTLLFIVSLLALERLCSANAHAHQASGGKVNGGEQELANCEGFGYGRKGLGGRNGYNSFQQKPETKMPTKLGPGKAVSSRAESRAFLQATYEVYQLMRRDYGGHGRPRRKPPINNHEPTD; encoded by the exons ATGGCGTCCACGAGGTTCAGGGTAGCGGGGCTGACACTATTGTTCATCGTTAGCTTGCTAGCTCTCGAGCGCCTATGCTCTGCTAACGCTCACGCCCATCAGGCGAGCGGGGGGAAGGTCAATGGTGGAGAACAGGAATTGGCTAACTGTGAA GGATTTGGCTATGGGAGAAAAGGGCTAGGAGGGAGAAATGGCTACAATAGTTTCCAGCAGAAACCGGAGACCAAAATGCCAACCAAACTCGGGCCAGGCAAAGCGGTTTCCAGTAGAGCTGAATCGCGAGCATTTCTGCAGGCAACATACGAGGTTTATCAGCTCATGCGCAGGGACTATGGTGGCCATGGCAGGCCTCGTCGCAAACCACCAATCAACAACCACGAGCCGACAGATTGA